The Nostoc sp. 'Lobaria pulmonaria (5183) cyanobiont' genome window below encodes:
- the kdpB gene encoding potassium-transporting ATPase subunit KdpB: MPITTDSPSPRIPSGTRDSRKHTSKTDMRGLYQRAIRESFVKLDPRITVRNPVMFVVWVGTIITLLVTLNPNLFGTIQADVNQQRLLNGLITFILFFTLVFANFAEAVAEGRGKAQADSLRSTRSDTIANKILPDGSIAKVNSTELRRGDLVKVVANNMIPADGDVIKGIGSVDESAITGESAPVLKQPGTDIASSVTGGTRLLSDELTIRISADPGQGFIDRMISLVEGAERSKTPNEIALTVLLAVLTQVFLIVVATMPPFVGYIASFISTAFGAEAGNSLRAGASVAILISLLVALIPTTIGGLLSAIGIAGMDRVAQFNVIATSGRAVEACGDINTLVLDKTGTITLGNRMADEFIPLDNHSIIDVARVSLAASLFDDTPEGKSIVLLAEKSQAGVDFNIDKAEGVEFSAKTRMSGTNLPDGKQIRKGAVEAIKGFVRSRGGNVPDDIDAAYERVSRLGGTPLAVCQDDKIYGVIYLKDIVKPGLRERFDQLRRMGVKTIMLTGDNRITASVIAEEAGVDDFIAEATPEDKIEVIRSEQSEGKLVAMTGDGTNDAPALAQANVGVAMNSGTQAAKEAANMVDLDSDPTKLIDLVTIGKQLLITRGALTTFSIANDIAKYFAIIPTIFAAAGIGALNIMGLKSAQSAIVSALIYNALIIPALIPLALKGVKFLPLTADQLLRRNIFIFGLGGIVAPFIAIKLIDIILPLS; the protein is encoded by the coding sequence ATGCCAATTACTACTGATTCTCCCTCGCCCCGTATTCCATCTGGAACTCGTGACTCGCGTAAACACACCTCCAAAACAGATATGCGGGGACTTTATCAAAGGGCAATTCGTGAGTCATTTGTCAAGCTAGATCCGCGAATTACTGTCAGAAACCCAGTGATGTTTGTTGTTTGGGTAGGGACAATTATCACCTTGCTTGTTACCCTTAACCCAAATCTGTTTGGCACAATCCAGGCTGATGTCAACCAACAACGCCTGTTAAATGGTTTGATTACCTTTATTCTCTTTTTCACCCTCGTTTTTGCCAACTTTGCCGAAGCCGTAGCTGAAGGACGCGGTAAAGCACAAGCTGATTCACTGCGCTCGACGCGATCGGATACGATCGCTAACAAAATCCTCCCCGATGGTTCGATAGCAAAAGTCAATTCTACGGAACTGCGACGGGGCGATTTAGTAAAAGTGGTTGCAAATAATATGATTCCCGCCGATGGCGATGTAATTAAAGGCATTGGCTCAGTGGATGAGTCGGCAATTACTGGGGAATCTGCCCCGGTACTGAAGCAACCAGGTACAGATATTGCCAGTTCAGTGACAGGCGGTACACGCCTACTCTCCGATGAGTTGACAATTCGCATCAGTGCCGATCCTGGTCAAGGCTTTATCGATCGCATGATTTCCCTGGTAGAAGGGGCAGAACGCAGCAAAACTCCCAACGAGATTGCTTTGACGGTATTGTTGGCAGTGTTAACACAGGTGTTCTTGATTGTGGTGGCAACTATGCCTCCCTTCGTGGGCTACATCGCCAGTTTTATCAGTACAGCCTTTGGGGCTGAGGCGGGAAACAGTTTGCGGGCGGGTGCTAGCGTTGCTATTCTCATCTCGCTACTGGTAGCTTTAATTCCCACAACTATCGGTGGTTTACTCAGTGCGATCGGTATTGCAGGGATGGATAGAGTAGCACAATTTAACGTCATCGCTACCTCTGGTCGAGCAGTAGAAGCTTGCGGTGACATCAACACCTTGGTACTGGATAAGACAGGCACGATCACCTTGGGTAATCGGATGGCTGATGAGTTTATTCCCCTGGATAACCACTCAATAATAGATGTGGCGCGAGTCTCTTTAGCTGCTAGCTTATTTGACGATACGCCAGAAGGTAAATCGATTGTACTTTTAGCAGAAAAATCTCAGGCTGGGGTAGACTTTAACATTGACAAAGCCGAAGGTGTAGAATTTTCCGCTAAAACCCGAATGAGCGGTACGAATCTACCTGATGGTAAACAAATTCGCAAAGGAGCGGTAGAGGCGATTAAGGGATTTGTCCGTTCCCGTGGCGGCAACGTTCCTGATGATATAGATGCAGCTTATGAGCGAGTTTCCCGGTTAGGCGGTACGCCTTTAGCTGTCTGCCAAGATGACAAAATTTATGGTGTCATCTACCTGAAAGATATTGTCAAACCTGGTTTGCGGGAACGGTTTGACCAACTCCGCCGCATGGGTGTTAAGACTATCATGCTCACAGGTGACAATCGAATTACCGCTTCAGTAATCGCTGAAGAGGCTGGGGTGGATGATTTCATTGCCGAAGCCACTCCAGAAGACAAAATTGAGGTGATTCGCTCGGAACAATCTGAGGGTAAACTGGTGGCAATGACTGGGGATGGTACGAACGATGCACCTGCTCTGGCTCAAGCAAATGTGGGTGTGGCGATGAATTCGGGGACGCAAGCTGCCAAAGAAGCTGCTAACATGGTGGACTTAGATTCAGACCCCACGAAGTTGATTGACTTAGTAACCATAGGTAAACAACTGCTAATTACTCGTGGAGCATTGACAACATTCTCCATCGCTAACGATATTGCTAAGTATTTTGCGATCATTCCCACAATCTTTGCTGCTGCTGGAATCGGCGCACTTAATATTATGGGATTAAAGAGTGCCCAATCTGCGATCGTCTCGGCGCTGATTTACAACGCCTTGATTATTCCGGCACTAATTCCGCTAGCACTCAAAGGGGTGAAGTTCTTACCTTTAACAGCAGATCAACTGTTACGTCGTAACATCTTCATCTTTGGTCTTGGCGGTATCGTTGCTCCCTTCATTGCCATCAAACTGATAGATATTATCCTACCTTTGTCTTAA
- a CDS encoding potassium-transporting ATPase subunit F: protein MKPVQIRRAIAASQVLEEITEIWCQWRRQKLPLYLFLAMCFNLVVAPVVYAATGEQLSRSQSWGLGLLGLVTLGLSIYLFFVMFVPEKF, encoded by the coding sequence ATGAAACCTGTTCAGATCCGACGTGCGATCGCTGCATCCCAAGTATTAGAAGAAATAACCGAAATCTGGTGTCAATGGCGTAGACAAAAGCTGCCACTGTATTTGTTCTTAGCAATGTGTTTCAACCTAGTGGTTGCACCTGTAGTTTATGCAGCTACTGGTGAACAACTTTCCCGCAGTCAATCTTGGGGATTGGGGCTGTTAGGACTGGTGACACTGGGACTTTCCATCTATCTATTTTTTGTAATGTTTGTACCGGAGAAATTCTAA
- the kdpC gene encoding K(+)-transporting ATPase subunit C: MSFAREAGRAVRSTLVLWVIGAIIYPFAMIAIGQIVFPFQANGSLLKNSTGQVVGSALIGQPFSSDRYFNSRPSSTSYSTADPKKDDAGVLKTGVSGASNLAPSNPALLERIKGKDDPDPSKKVEGDFNRLKTAGVQPTGDLVYTSGSSLDPHITPEAAIAQVARVAKTRGVQPNQLETLISQNTDGRFLGIFGEPGVNVLKLNLALDKIKG; the protein is encoded by the coding sequence ATGAGTTTTGCACGCGAAGCTGGTAGAGCCGTTCGTTCTACCTTGGTACTCTGGGTAATTGGAGCGATTATTTATCCTTTTGCGATGATTGCCATTGGGCAAATTGTCTTTCCCTTTCAAGCAAACGGCAGTCTACTGAAAAATAGCACAGGTCAAGTTGTCGGTTCTGCTTTGATTGGTCAACCTTTTAGTAGCGATCGCTATTTTAACAGCCGTCCCAGTAGCACCAGCTACAGCACAGCCGATCCCAAAAAGGATGATGCGGGAGTTTTGAAAACTGGAGTTTCCGGTGCTAGTAACTTGGCTCCCAGTAATCCCGCATTGCTGGAACGCATTAAAGGTAAAGATGACCCAGACCCCAGCAAAAAAGTTGAAGGTGACTTCAATCGTCTGAAAACAGCAGGTGTACAACCGACTGGCGATCTAGTCTATACCTCCGGTTCCAGCCTTGATCCCCACATTACCCCGGAAGCTGCGATCGCGCAAGTTGCACGAGTAGCCAAGACGCGAGGAGTTCAGCCGAACCAACTCGAAACTTTAATTTCTCAAAACACCGATGGCCGCTTTCTCGGCATCTTTGGCGAACCTGGAGTTAATGTGTTAAAGCTGAATTTAGCTCTGGATAAGATTAAGGGATAA
- the pabB gene encoding aminodeoxychorismate synthase component I: MQTLIIDNYDSYTFNLYQMIAEVNGKLPLVIYNDRLNWDELKEIAFDNIVISPGPGRPERSEDFGVCRQIIENADVPLLGVCLGHQGLGYLHGARVIHAPEVRHGRLSKIYHNNSELFQGIPSNFSVVRYHSLLVANELPECLEKIAWTEEGLVMGLRHRHLPFWGVQFHPESICTEYGQKLLANFRDITLQFIERSSRRQEAGGRRKKAEGRRESHPQGAGLESLLAESRSPQTQYWIGYGSVTPVIDRPRLRAASRREEQEEKFELHTRKLDICPNTEQIFVQLFGDAANAFWLDSSRVELGLSRFSFMGDGSGANSLLVRYHTQTQELIVTQSDTVIHRTESIFEYLRREIDCRFCQSDQLPFDFNCGFVGYFGYELKAECGSSLVHSSPLPDAIFLLADRMIAIDHQEQCLYLLQLIKKGQTEQVETWFDTIQQQLETLDPLFALVPQENCQPVKFRLSRTYQNYIQDIQQCLDEIHKGETYQVCLTNQLHTDATPDPLTFYRTLRKINPAPYSAFLRFGEIAIACSSPERFLRIDRQGWVETKPIKGTLPRGETPEADFVLREKLRNSEKDRAENLMIVDLLRNDLGRVCEVGSIHVPKLMDVETYSTVHQLVTTIRGRLRSDLQAVDCVRAAFPGGSMTGAPKIRTMQIIDRLEQEARGVYSGAIGFLGLNGSADLNIVIRTAVLTPDRTSIGIGGGIIALSEPEMEFQETLLKAKALIDALLLTMHGTSEPDMYPILGLEATTADSYEKLSA; encoded by the coding sequence ATGCAAACATTAATTATTGATAACTATGACTCTTATACCTTTAATCTTTATCAGATGATTGCCGAGGTAAATGGTAAACTACCTCTAGTAATTTATAACGATCGCCTTAACTGGGATGAATTAAAAGAAATTGCATTTGACAACATTGTGATTTCACCTGGCCCCGGTCGTCCAGAAAGGTCAGAAGATTTTGGAGTCTGCCGACAGATAATTGAGAATGCGGATGTGCCCTTGCTGGGAGTCTGTCTGGGGCATCAAGGACTTGGCTACCTACATGGTGCAAGAGTGATTCATGCACCGGAAGTTCGACACGGTAGACTCAGTAAAATTTATCATAATAATTCGGAATTATTTCAAGGTATTCCTAGTAACTTTTCTGTGGTGCGCTATCACTCGTTATTAGTGGCTAATGAATTACCTGAGTGTCTAGAAAAAATTGCTTGGACTGAAGAAGGACTGGTGATGGGATTGCGTCATCGCCATCTACCTTTTTGGGGCGTGCAGTTTCATCCAGAGTCTATTTGTACAGAATATGGGCAAAAATTACTAGCAAACTTTCGAGATATTACGCTGCAATTTATAGAGAGATCGTCAAGGAGGCAGGAGGCAGGAGGCAGGAGGAAGAAGGCAGAAGGCAGGAGGGAGAGCCACCCACAAGGGGCAGGGCTTGAAAGCCTATTGGCAGAGTCAAGAAGTCCACAAACGCAATATTGGATTGGATATGGATCTGTTACTCCTGTTATTGATCGACCCCGCCTTCGCGCAGCGTCTCGTAGAGAAGAACAGGAAGAGAAGTTTGAATTGCATACACGCAAGTTAGATATCTGCCCAAATACAGAACAAATATTTGTACAGCTATTTGGGGATGCAGCAAACGCTTTTTGGCTAGATAGCAGCCGTGTAGAACTTGGTCTATCTCGCTTCTCGTTTATGGGTGATGGAAGTGGAGCAAACAGTTTATTGGTGCGATACCATACCCAAACACAAGAACTGATCGTCACACAGTCAGATACCGTGATTCATCGCACCGAAAGTATTTTTGAGTATTTGAGGCGGGAAATAGATTGCCGATTTTGTCAATCTGATCAGTTACCTTTTGATTTTAATTGTGGATTTGTTGGCTATTTTGGCTATGAACTCAAGGCGGAGTGTGGGTCGTCATTGGTGCATTCTTCACCATTACCTGATGCAATTTTCTTACTTGCTGATCGCATGATTGCGATCGATCATCAAGAACAGTGTCTTTATTTGCTGCAATTAATCAAAAAAGGACAAACAGAACAAGTAGAAACTTGGTTTGATACTATCCAACAACAACTCGAAACTCTCGATCCTCTTTTTGCTCTTGTACCCCAAGAAAATTGTCAGCCTGTTAAATTCCGTTTGAGTCGCACTTACCAAAATTACATTCAAGATATTCAGCAATGCTTGGACGAAATTCACAAAGGGGAAACTTATCAAGTTTGCCTGACAAATCAGCTGCACACCGATGCAACCCCCGACCCATTGACGTTCTACCGCACATTACGTAAAATCAACCCAGCTCCTTACTCTGCATTTTTGCGCTTTGGTGAAATTGCGATCGCTTGCTCATCTCCAGAAAGGTTTCTACGGATCGATCGCCAAGGATGGGTAGAAACTAAGCCGATTAAGGGAACCCTACCACGAGGAGAAACCCCCGAAGCCGATTTCGTCCTCCGTGAGAAGCTACGCAACAGCGAAAAAGACCGAGCTGAAAATCTGATGATTGTCGATCTGTTACGCAATGATTTGGGACGAGTCTGTGAAGTTGGTAGCATCCATGTACCAAAATTAATGGATGTGGAAACATACTCAACAGTACATCAGTTGGTGACAACGATACGCGGGCGGTTACGTTCAGATTTACAAGCGGTGGATTGCGTGCGGGCTGCATTTCCCGGAGGATCGATGACTGGTGCGCCCAAAATCCGCACCATGCAAATTATCGATCGCTTAGAACAAGAGGCGCGGGGAGTCTATTCAGGTGCGATCGGCTTTTTGGGTTTGAATGGTTCAGCCGATTTGAATATTGTGATTCGGACTGCTGTTTTGACTCCCGATCGAACCTCCATTGGCATCGGTGGTGGAATTATAGCCCTTTCTGAGCCGGAGATGGAGTTTCAGGAAACGCTGCTTAAAGCCAAAGCCTTAATCGACGCTCTGCTTCTGACGATGCACGGAACATCTGAACCAGATATGTATCCCATTTTGGGATTAGAAGCAACAACTGCCGATAGTTATGAAAAATTATCTGCCTAA
- a CDS encoding iron uptake porin has protein sequence MSHLLWKTLVLSPVVLGVTVLVSAKAMAAEVASYSEHIKPKAAQTEARTAANASIFIQTEQPKVNQQLVAQKTDENKVLEEVNRYSSEGKNQNSLSQVTSVSQFSDVQPTDWAFQALQSLVERYGCIAGYPNSTYRGNRALTRYEFAAGLNACLDRVNELIATATADLVTKQDLATLQRLQEEFSAELATLRGRVDSLEARTAELEANQFSTTTKLVGEAIFAVSDIFGNNTGGANNTVFQDRVRLDLQTSFTGKDLLHTRLAAGNALAFNQVDNAGLPIDTAEGTQSFQIGSTGNNGVIIDWLAYYVPIGPVQAYFAGTGGIHSDYVPTNNPYFEDFDGGNGALSTFASESPIYRIGGGAGAALTLPLGSGSSFFKPSLTIGYLASNANNPGPNQGLLEGNYAALGQLNFSVGDRFSIGATYVHGYHGAGGGNLFDFGGGLGSTNRVVGTNQANTLSTLNASSSNSYGISAAFKPSDKLSVSGFISYHDVTGFGAGDDYEAWSYGLGVALPDLGKKGNVLGIFAGAEPYARNRGGAFAGTGNDIPYHFEGFYKYRVSDNVSITPGVIWLTSPGQNSNNDDAIIGTLRTTFTF, from the coding sequence ATGTCTCATCTATTGTGGAAAACTCTGGTACTAAGTCCAGTAGTTTTGGGGGTGACGGTGTTGGTTTCCGCTAAGGCGATGGCTGCTGAAGTAGCAAGTTATTCTGAACATATAAAGCCAAAAGCTGCTCAGACAGAAGCACGAACAGCTGCTAATGCTTCAATATTCATTCAAACAGAGCAACCAAAAGTTAATCAGCAATTAGTTGCCCAAAAGACCGATGAAAATAAGGTTTTAGAAGAGGTTAATCGCTACAGTAGCGAAGGCAAAAATCAGAATTCACTGTCTCAAGTCACATCAGTTTCTCAATTTTCTGATGTGCAGCCAACTGATTGGGCATTCCAAGCTTTGCAATCCTTGGTTGAACGCTACGGTTGTATTGCTGGATACCCCAATTCTACTTACCGTGGCAATCGGGCACTGACTCGTTATGAGTTTGCCGCGGGTTTGAATGCTTGTTTAGATCGAGTTAATGAACTGATTGCGACAGCAACTGCTGACTTGGTGACAAAACAGGATTTGGCGACTCTCCAGCGTTTGCAAGAGGAATTCTCGGCAGAACTGGCAACTCTACGCGGTCGAGTAGATTCTCTAGAAGCACGGACTGCTGAACTAGAAGCCAATCAGTTTTCCACTACCACAAAATTGGTGGGTGAAGCTATTTTTGCTGTTAGTGATATTTTTGGCAATAATACTGGCGGTGCGAACAATACTGTCTTCCAAGATAGGGTACGTTTAGACTTGCAAACCAGTTTCACCGGTAAAGACCTTTTACATACCCGTCTTGCAGCCGGGAATGCACTAGCCTTTAATCAAGTGGATAATGCTGGTCTTCCTATTGATACTGCTGAAGGCACACAAAGTTTTCAAATCGGTAGTACTGGTAACAACGGTGTGATTATCGACTGGCTGGCGTATTACGTACCCATAGGCCCAGTTCAAGCTTACTTTGCGGGCACCGGAGGTATTCATAGCGATTATGTGCCCACTAATAATCCTTACTTTGAGGATTTTGATGGTGGTAATGGTGCTTTGTCTACCTTTGCTTCTGAAAGTCCGATTTATCGCATTGGTGGTGGTGCAGGTGCAGCACTGACTTTACCCTTAGGTAGCGGCAGCAGTTTTTTCAAACCTTCATTGACTATAGGCTACTTGGCGTCAAATGCTAATAATCCTGGACCAAATCAAGGTTTGTTAGAAGGTAACTATGCAGCTCTTGGACAGTTGAACTTTAGTGTTGGCGATCGCTTCTCTATAGGTGCTACCTACGTTCACGGTTATCATGGTGCTGGAGGTGGTAATTTATTTGATTTCGGTGGTGGTTTGGGTAGCACTAACCGCGTCGTAGGTACTAATCAAGCTAACACTCTAAGTACCCTAAATGCATCTTCCAGTAATTCTTATGGGATATCGGCAGCCTTCAAACCCAGCGACAAACTGTCAGTCAGTGGCTTCATTTCTTACCACGATGTCACAGGCTTTGGTGCTGGTGATGATTATGAAGCTTGGAGTTACGGTCTTGGGGTAGCCTTACCTGACCTTGGTAAAAAGGGTAACGTTTTAGGTATTTTTGCTGGTGCAGAACCTTATGCCCGTAACCGAGGAGGAGCTTTTGCTGGTACTGGTAATGATATACCTTATCACTTTGAAGGCTTTTACAAGTATCGCGTGTCAGATAACGTCTCAATTACCCCTGGTGTAATTTGGTTGACCTCTCCTGGCCAAAACAGCAATAACGATGATGCAATTATCGGTACGCTGAGAACAACTTTCACATTCTAA
- a CDS encoding CHAT domain-containing protein, with translation MEDLNQKGEKIVSSDTLQKKIAEFRTGLVKREEINYDTTIASQLYDWIIRPFAEDIKPEKVKTLVFIQDGFLRSVPMAALYDSKLNKYLVETYAVATTPSLRLTTPKLRDRSTQKALILDLTKEATIDGKTFEQLFAVPDEVSAVESIFPNHTPLIDDNFIPEIFQDKLDKTTYPIVHIASHAQFGIIPEDTFIVTGKNQKLTISQLENSLRNLNSKSDSVKLLTLTACETAVGDDRATLGLAGVALQVGVKSAIASLWSVTDQSTSELVKTFYTNYRNTGMSIAEALQTAQIRMIHANKLPLSEGVNIMYNHPVYWAPMVAIGNWV, from the coding sequence ATTGAAGACCTCAATCAAAAAGGTGAGAAAATAGTTAGCAGCGATACCCTACAGAAAAAAATTGCCGAGTTTCGCACGGGACTAGTTAAAAGAGAAGAAATTAACTACGATACAACAATTGCATCACAGCTTTATGATTGGATAATTCGCCCCTTTGCGGAGGATATCAAACCGGAGAAAGTCAAAACTCTGGTATTTATTCAGGATGGGTTTTTGCGTAGTGTTCCGATGGCGGCACTTTATGACAGCAAACTTAATAAATATTTAGTCGAAACTTATGCAGTTGCAACAACTCCCAGTTTACGACTAACCACACCTAAACTACGCGATCGCAGTACGCAAAAGGCGTTAATTTTGGATTTGACAAAAGAAGCCACCATCGATGGCAAGACTTTTGAACAGCTTTTTGCGGTTCCCGATGAAGTCAGTGCAGTTGAAAGTATATTCCCCAATCATACCCCTCTAATCGACGATAATTTTATCCCCGAAATTTTTCAAGACAAACTTGACAAAACCACATATCCCATTGTTCACATAGCTAGTCACGCTCAATTTGGGATTATTCCTGAAGATACCTTCATTGTCACAGGGAAAAACCAAAAACTTACCATTAGCCAATTAGAAAACTCACTGCGAAACCTCAACAGCAAATCAGATAGCGTCAAACTACTCACACTAACTGCCTGTGAAACCGCAGTTGGCGATGACCGTGCCACACTAGGATTAGCTGGAGTTGCATTGCAAGTTGGGGTTAAAAGTGCGATCGCATCTTTGTGGAGTGTTACCGATCAATCGACATCCGAACTAGTGAAAACATTTTACACCAACTATCGCAACACTGGCATGAGTATTGCAGAGGCTTTGCAAACTGCTCAAATCAGAATGATTCATGCTAATAAATTACCGCTATCAGAAGGTGTCAATATTATGTACAATCATCCTGTATATTGGGCACCAATGGTTGCGATCGGTAATTGGGTTTGA
- a CDS encoding ADP-ribosylglycohydrolase family protein gives MLLKLAIADAYGAGFEYADEAIANNDLSRYVEHPRFPLNPGSYTDDTQMSIAIAEVIVAQAAWTPVVLADSFVRAFKRDHREGYARKFYHFLLEIQDGEEFLTKINPESDKSGGAMRAAPIGIYPTPAKVIEAATIQAAITHNTPDGINAAVAAALWLKLLWCNA, from the coding sequence ATGTTGCTAAAGTTAGCGATCGCAGATGCCTACGGTGCAGGTTTTGAATATGCTGACGAAGCGATCGCTAACAACGATTTGAGTCGATACGTTGAACATCCGCGTTTTCCACTCAATCCTGGCAGCTATACTGATGATACTCAGATGAGTATTGCGATTGCGGAAGTGATTGTCGCTCAAGCAGCGTGGACGCCAGTAGTTTTAGCCGATAGTTTTGTTAGAGCTTTTAAACGCGATCACAGAGAAGGTTATGCTCGAAAATTTTACCATTTTCTACTAGAAATTCAAGATGGGGAAGAGTTTTTAACCAAAATTAACCCTGAAAGTGACAAAAGTGGGGGAGCGATGCGTGCAGCACCCATTGGCATCTATCCGACACCAGCAAAAGTCATTGAGGCGGCAACAATTCAAGCGGCAATTACCCATAATACACCCGATGGGATCAATGCTGCTGTTGCGGCTGCCTTGTGGTTGAAACTCCTTTGGTGCAATGCTTAG
- a CDS encoding NUDIX hydrolase, with protein sequence MPLGRELPQLLRQRLFHKGRKFDFEVNRLRLPNKSEGEWECIRHPGGALAVPVTAEGKLILVRQYRFAIQGRILEFPAGTVEASEEPLETIQREIAEETGYSAQKWDKLGEFFLAPGYSDEIIYAFLARDLEKLETPPPQDGDEDIETVFMTPEELEKAILEGEPVDAKSVSSFFLARPFLV encoded by the coding sequence ATGCCATTAGGTAGAGAATTACCACAACTGCTGAGACAACGCCTGTTTCATAAAGGACGCAAGTTTGATTTTGAAGTTAATCGCTTGCGTTTGCCAAATAAATCGGAAGGAGAATGGGAATGTATTCGTCACCCTGGCGGTGCTCTAGCTGTACCAGTGACAGCGGAAGGTAAACTTATACTGGTGCGCCAGTACCGTTTTGCAATTCAGGGACGGATATTAGAATTTCCGGCGGGGACAGTGGAAGCAAGTGAAGAGCCTTTAGAAACAATACAGCGTGAAATTGCCGAAGAAACTGGCTATAGTGCCCAAAAATGGGATAAATTAGGCGAATTTTTCCTAGCTCCTGGCTATTCTGATGAAATTATCTATGCTTTTCTGGCGCGAGATTTAGAAAAGCTGGAGACACCACCACCACAAGATGGAGACGAGGATATCGAAACGGTGTTTATGACTCCTGAAGAATTAGAAAAAGCTATTCTGGAGGGAGAGCCGGTAGACGCTAAATCAGTTTCTAGCTTTTTTCTGGCGCGTCCGTTTTTAGTTTAA
- the folK gene encoding 2-amino-4-hydroxy-6-hydroxymethyldihydropteridine diphosphokinase: protein MSTPGYDKAQLRRSAVALGSNIGDSQTILEAAIETLAQTPGIVLEARSHWYQTKAVGPPQPDYLNGCVTLQVEILPQQLLEILLGIEQQFGRVRQERWGPRTLDLDLLLYDDITLDTPNLQIPHPRMRDRAFVLVPLAEIAPDWIEPVSGCVIKELLKKVDCSDVHLRMDN from the coding sequence ATGTCTACACCGGGCTACGACAAAGCACAGCTAAGACGAAGCGCCGTTGCTCTTGGTAGTAATATCGGCGATTCCCAGACAATTTTAGAAGCAGCTATAGAGACTTTAGCCCAAACGCCAGGTATTGTTTTAGAAGCCAGATCCCATTGGTATCAAACCAAAGCTGTCGGCCCACCACAGCCAGATTACCTCAACGGCTGCGTCACATTGCAGGTAGAAATACTCCCCCAGCAGTTATTAGAAATTTTGTTAGGAATTGAACAACAATTTGGGCGCGTGCGTCAGGAACGCTGGGGGCCACGAACCCTAGATTTGGATTTGTTATTATATGATGACATTACTTTGGATACACCAAATCTCCAGATTCCCCATCCCCGAATGCGGGATCGGGCCTTTGTGTTAGTTCCGCTAGCAGAAATTGCCCCAGATTGGATAGAACCAGTTTCCGGGTGTGTTATTAAAGAGCTGCTGAAAAAGGTAGACTGTTCTGATGTACATTTAAGGATGGACAATTAA